CACCTGTGTTTTGAGGTTGCCCACTTCGGTATCTGGGGTGGGAGGAATAGTGGGAGTGGGTTGAGGAGAAGGTGAGTTAGCGATCGCCGGTGCTTTTCTACTGGCACTGCTCGTTACGCTCTGCAAAAACAGCCCTCCCCCACCAAACAGCACGAGCATCACCAAACCAACCGCCGCCGCTTTAGGAAAAGGACTTGTTGAAAATTTCGGTTGAGTTTTTCCCTCAATTGGGTCGTCAAATAATTCAGCTTGAGAGATTGCATTCGACTCCAAAACTGAGTCGGCTAGGTCTGATTCTGGAATAGTTTCTAGCGGAATTTCCGGGCTATCATCAAAATCCACTAAGCTAGCCAATTTCTCATCAGTCCACTCCCAATCCTCATCAGCACCTTCAATTATTTGGGACACCGACTCTTCGTTACTGTTAAACACAGTATCGGCGTGACCCTTTCCATTAATTCTGTATTCGTTCCAATCTTGTTGGTTCATCACAAATTCTCCGCTTGCAAATCTCTAATGGCATAAATTTCCAACCCGCTAGAGCGAGCTTGATAAATTACAGAAGCAATTCCACCTGACTTACCTGGAAACTCTGGAGGCTCAACAGATTGCACAAAAATTTCCTTGTTAAAGGGGATAACTTGACCCAAGTTATTTCCCTTATCAAACGCCAATAAATTCGCCACCATCTTGACTTTCCATTTCCCTTCAGCAATCTTTTGAGGAGTCTGAACTTCTAAGGGAACGAGAGCTACCTGAGTTGTTCCTTGAAATACTCCGGGTGGCGTGAGTTCAGCCAGTTTTGTCAAAAACTCCTTGCGGAAGTCTTCACTCAAAGCAAACCCAGCTTGCCACGCAGCCGTCGCTACCTTCCTTCTACTGGTAATCGCTACTCCTGGATCGGGTACGGGCTTGGTTGCCTCTTCAATAGTGGTTGGGGGCTTAGTTCCCGACCAATTCATCATGAGCGTCATCGTGTCTAGGGTAAATTTTTTCACCACCTCTGGTGTTCGCTCCTTATTCCCCAAAGGAGCTACGGTAGTAGCTTTTCCTGTCTCTAGCTGAACGAGAGAAGGAGGAGCTTTTTTTGACAACTTAGAATAAGCTCCATATTGCAGAACCAACACTAAAAATGTGAGTAAGTGCAGTCCTAGAGTGCCAACGACAAACAGACCCATTGCATCATTTTTCGAGAACTTTGTCGGCTGTCGCTCAAGAAATCGCAAGCGCTTTTGAGAAGCACCATCCGCTTTTGTAGTCATAGTAACTGTTTAAAAGAATTTATCTGGACGAGGGAGGAAACGACTTAACCCCCCTAAACCGGAAGTGGCAATATTGGATAAACTGCTAAAAATAGCCATTCCTCCACCTGCTGCTAAAGCCATTGCCAAAATTGGAGAAAGTAAGCCCACTGCAAACGCAATAATTGTGGAATCGACACTTCCGGCATTAACAATAAGGCTTGCTACTAACCCAGCAATAATGTTGAAGCAAAGCTTGACCATTCCCACCGAGAAGAATCCTGTTAACCAAGCAAAAATTGCTTTCTGTCCCACAGGAAGAAGCGAACCGCCTACAGCTAGCGGTCCTAAAAGTGCAGTGAGTAGAAGAGATACTTCTACAAGCCACTGAAAAGCAATTCCAAAAGCAATCAGCCAGCCTCTAGCTGCCGCTGCAAAAATGGTTGAAATCGTGTTTTGAAATTGCTGACCAATATTGAAAGGGTCGTTGCTCTGCTGCCCATTATTAAGTTGTCCTGATTGCTGTGCCGCCTGATTGATACAATCTTGTTGCTGTTGAGGGTCAGCAATGTTTGCACACTGGCTTCTCAGGGCATTGATGGCTGTCTGTTCACCCACCTGCCCTACAACCTGTTGATAGGCTTCTTGCAGTTGCAAGTCACCCACTTGAGCCGTTAAGATACCCTGATTGACTTGATTGATGATGTCTCTTAATTGAAGGGTGCAAGCGGATAAAACTTGAGCGGCTTGGGCTTGTTGTCCGACTAAATCGACAGAACCTTGAGTGGCAGAAGCTTGCTGCTGAATTCGCTCTTGACCTGATTGTGAGAGTGTCGAGTCAACAGCGGCTCTAGTAATCTGACGATCGACTTCATTTGTGGCTAACTCCGTTTGATTTACTAAACTGCCACTGGATGACGCAACTTTTTCAACCTGTTTACGCGAGGCAATAGGGTCAGGCAATCCTACAGCTCCCATGACTTGGCTGATTGCTGAATCTAAGTCACTGCCTAAACTTTCTGACAGCGGTTGAAGTTTGCTCGAAAGAATTTGATTGAGATAACCGCCCCAAGAATTGAGTTGATTATTTAGTTGCTCAAATAGCTGATTCAAAGCGTTGGTGTTACCTGCAATGCTGTTGAGAATTTGTGCTTGTCCTGGAGTCGGAATCGCTCCTAGTAAAGCAACGGCGATAACACTACTGAAAAAAATTGGCTTGATTTTGTGATTGAATTTCATTGATTTTATTCACGAGATGTATCGAAATTGGATTAGACAATAGGAACCAATGACTAATCAACTTGCTCGAATACTGGCTACCAATTCTTTAGAAAAATCGGTGAGCGCAGCCAACTTATCCTGACTTGGATGGCGCTGTAAAGCCGCAGTTCGAGCCGCTTGCTCTTGCGGGTTGTTTGCCACCGCTGCCAGCAAGTTGTAGCCGGGATAGAACCGTGCATAGGTGTAGATACCGTTGTCATCCAACAACCATTGAGAGTAGATACCCTCTTTTTTAGGAAAGAAACTTTCTGTTGCATTTCGACCAATAATCTCTTTGGGATACTTCAAAATCTGAACAAAGCTATCAACGGCTGTTGGTTGAATGCGACCAATAAGGCGAGTGGTGAGGTTTTGAAAAATCTTGGCGCTACTGGGAGATTTGGCAATTGTGTCGGGGTCTTGGGCGCTTAAAATTACCCTCACACCGCTCTTAGCACCGTTAGCGCAGAGTCTTCCAACCAAAGCGGCGACGCTATCGAACTCGAACAAAATCGGGCTTTCATCTATGAAAAAGATTGAGGCTGGAGCAGCTAAAGCTCTTCTCAAAGCTGCTGAATATGCACTAAGAGAAAGAATCGCAGCATCTTCGTCGTTGCTCAGATTTCTCAGTGCAAAAACCAGTAATTTCGCATCGCTTCTAAATGTAGAAGGCATTGAAATCGCTTTACCGACTCGTGAGGAAAGCCAGAAGCGCAGGCGTAATTTAATTTGCTCTAATCCCGCTCTGATGTCTCCTGAAATTGCATCAAGACGCAATCGTTCCATTGAGCAAAATGAGAGAAAATCAACTAGAGTGGGCATGGCTGACCATTCTGGAGAACCTAGCCCGTGAGTGAAGGCTGCCGCATAGCGATCGCGAATTTGCAAGTCACCAAAGAAAGCATCGAGAGCCAGTGCTAAAATTGAGCGGACTGTATCAGCAAGAGTTCTTTCACTAGCGGATGTCGAGCCACGTTTAGAGCCGATTACCATTGCCATCAAAGCGTCGGAGAGAAAATCTTTGTAATCTTCAAACCGCTCTTGTTGTAACTTAGGATTGAGAGAGCGCAAGTCAGGAAGCTCGAACAAGTTTGAACTTTCCTTGCCGATGTCAAAGTACGCCCCGTCCTTACCTAGAAAGTTGGTGTAGTCCGTGAAGGTAGAAGAACCATCGGGTTTGGGATAGTCCATCGCTACCACTGGCATCCCACGAGCTAGTGCATGAGTTAAAATGCCTGCTGCTGTTACACTCTTGCCACTTCGAGTCGTGCCGAACAATCCCAAGTTCTTGTGAGTTCGGAATAAGTCCAGAAAGACTGGCGTACCCCCTTCTTCAGCAATCAACTCAAACCCACTGTCGTCACCTGAGCGAGTTCGCACTAAAGGCATCAGTCCGGGTGCTTCACCACTGAGATAGGTTTGCCGCCGGTTGAAGGGAGTTGTCAGTAAGCGTTCCCAGGTAATTGGAAAGGTTTGCAACCAGATTTTCCAGGGATACTCAGTTTCGCGCAGCACCCAAGCAGGACGCAAAAAACACGACTGAATATAGCGACAAGCTTCATCCAATAGAGAGCGATTTTTGCGGTAAACCAGGAACACAACCGCCATATGAACGGGAACTGCCCCCTCGTACAATTCCTCTTGAGCTGCAATTGTTTTTTTGATGTTGAGCAGGGATTTGACATCAATTGAGTTTTTTTCACTGGCTAGCTGCGATGAAGTATTTGCCTGCTTGGTAAGACGCTGCATATTGGTCTTCACCAGTCCTTCATTTGCCCGCATTAGCTGACAGTAAATCTCGGTATCATAGACACGCTCGCGAGCCATTACATCCCACAGGTAGCGCATCTGGGATTCCTTCCCAACCCATCCTCCTGGTTTGTCAACGAACGTTAGCGCCCCGATATATTTGCGCTTGGTATTAACCCACTTTCGGTCTGTCATGGGTACAGAGTACTCAGATTCAATCAGTAATGTTGTAGGATGAACTTCTGAGTGGACTTCCTCTCTCAAACCTTCATCATCTAAAACTAAAAGTTGAGGAATTGACCGAGGCGGAGTATCGTTGAAACGCTTCCAGAGGGTTGCCCAAAGTTCTTCAGCGGTTAAGGGGCGAATATCCAAACCCATTTTGTTAGAAAGCAACTGCTCCCAATTCTCGTAGCCATCAGTGAAAGACGCATAAAGAAGTTGCTCGATACGGGTATGCTGAACTTCATGAATTTCACCCGTGAACGATTTCCACACTCTCTCAAGTCGTGCCAAAAACTTTTCAATGACATCCGCTGTTCCTTGAGTATCTGGTTCCACTGTATAGGTGGCATAGAGGTGGAGAAACTTGGGCTTTCGTACCCCTTTTCGCGTCAGTTCCCTTACTCTTGCGCGTTCGCCCCATAAGAGGTAACGCAGTTCATCAGATGGAGCATCTTCAGCAAGCTTTGAGAAGGCTTCTTGACGCTGGGTATCGTCAGTAAAGGACCCCAAATGAATCGTGAGACGCTCGTTATTGGGTAAGTCTTTTAAACCCGCTTCTAAGGCATCAAATACTGGGTCAATTTCATCAGAGCGTAAGGTTGAATGAATTCCTTTACACTCGAAGCCAAATTGAACCATGAAGCTATTGAGTCCTTTTTGCAAAACATAAGCTCCAATGTTGCGTTCAGAAAGTCCAATCCGAAGCATTGAGGCAAGATGAAAGGCGTTTTCAATAGGACTGTAGCGAATTTTCTGTTCTCCGTTATCGACAGTACGTTTGCCGATTTTTTGTGCAGGTTTCATTGGGAATCACCCTCTTCTTTTTTGCTGCTGATTACTCCTTATAGACAGCCTTTTGTGTGATGTAGGGGTAGGACTGCTAGTATTGAGAATTTGGGAGTATCTTGCGTAACCTCTTGTAAAAGTCGGAGTGGAAACTAACTTAGAAAGGAATCGCCAAGCTTTACTGCCAGTCAGTACCCACCAGGTTGACATTCCCCAAGCGGCGACAATTCCAGTCCACAACCACGACAAGCCCAAAACACTTTTACAGATGTAGTAAGAGGTTAAACAGATGGCAGTCCAAGGTATTACTTGGTCAGCGGGAAAGGGACCGACTTTGGGTGCAGTTCCGAGACTGGAATTAACAGGTCGAAACTTCTTAGAGCTGTTTGGATTAAAGTCAGACATTAAGCCGCACCACCGCCACCAGTAATCAGACCCGCTAAGATGTCTCCCAGCGTGACAGTAATCAGAATGATGAGGGGAGTACGAGCCAGAGTTTGCCAGTCTTCATCGTTACGAGCTGCTGCAATTACACGCACTAAGGAGATGGCAAGATAGAGGACAAAAATTGCTCTTAGGGTATTAAAAACAAGAGCGTAGATATCAGCGCCGCCTCCTCCTCCGTTAATTGGAAAGCTGCTACGCATCCAGCCTTCAGTTTGAGTAAAAAATTGAGCTGCTGCTGGAGCCGATGCGTAATCTAACAGATATACGGTTCCAACCAAAGAAAGAATGAGGGGTGCAATATTTAATTTGTGTTTAGTTTCCCAACGATGGATTGCTCCAAAGCAACGTGTTGCTTCTTTTGGACAAAAAACACAAGCTGTTCCGACAAGGGTTAGAAGACATCCAATAAAACTGGTAAATCGCTGCGCCACAATTAGGTCTACAAATAAGGCAGCGCTAGCGCTCAACATTAAAACACTTAAGGGGAGTCGCTTCAGCAATAGGAACTTACTTAAACTTTGACAGGGCAAAGTTTTCAAGTAGGAGCTTTTAACAACCATGACGTTGAAGGCAAGTAAAGAAATTTAGTTCATTTACTTGATAACCAATTTGAAAAACTCTCCCCCTCCATCATGGGTTGAAAAAAATATGCATCTACATTTGGATAGATAACAAGCGATGCTCCAACCGAAGGCTTATGCCTTTTGGGAAGTATTGATTCAAATATTGCAATTTCCGGCGCTGCTGTCACCTGTGAGCAGCTCTTTGGTGTGATTATGCGATCGCCCTACAGCTATCAAGGGCATCCTACAGCAGGAGTTGCCGCCGCGTCACATGGTGAGCAGAGTGTGTCGTAGCGTCGCGCACTGTCAGAAGCGATCTCTGCGATCGCTTCCCAACGATACCACGACTGAGAAAGTTAATTGACGATATCTGGCTTTTAGCGATCGCTCAGCCGTCTGAGCAGTTCCCTCATTTTGAGGGATTTGCATTTTCCTGCACTGGTGAACGCCTATTCTTTTCACGGCTTCTTCTTTGAACGGTATCGGGAGCCTTTTGCAAACGCTTAGCGGAAAGGCTGGTTAATACCAACTCCGGGTTGACTACCCCCTTTATCAAGAAGGATAATCTGCTTTGAGGCGATCGCCATTGCTTTGAGGCAGACCAGCCAGCAACAGCGCTACACGCGATTGCCGCAGAGATTAATTCAGCCCCTGTAGGCAAATTTTGGAAGGTTAAAGGCAGTAGCGATCTGCCGTAGGCGGCAGCGCTTCGCTATCGCACCTAGCGCAGTGCAACTATGCAATCGCCAACCTCGTCGCTGCCCTCGCAAAACCGATACGATGAGGAATAAGTCTCTCACTGACTGAACTTGTCCTATGCGTTCGCCATTTCCGGGAATGAACCCCTATCTGGAAAATCCTGAGCTGTGGTCAGCGGTGCATAACCGTTTGATTGTAGCGATGGCAGATGACTTGGTGGAGCGTCTCAGCGAGAACTATCGAGTCGAAATTGAAAAGCGGACTTACTTTAGTAACGATGAGAGCGTTTTAGTTGGCATTCCTGATGTTGCGGTGCTAACTGGCAAAACGGCAGAACCGACATCATCTGTTGCTACTGTGTCATTACCCGTTCAACCCGAGCAGGTGACAGTTCCAGTTGCCGAAGAAGTGAACGAGCGGTATCTGGAAATTCGAGACGTGGCGACTGGCACTGTTGTTACCGTCATTGAGCTTTTGTCTCCCAAAAATAAGCGCTCTGGGGAAGGGCGACTGGCTTATGAACGCAAACGAAATCGAGTTTTAGCCAGTGCGACTCATCTGGTGGAAATCGATTTGTTGCGAGGTGGCAAACCTTTTCCGATTAGAAGTGAAAACTTGGGGGATTATCGCATTCTAATTTGTCGAGGCGATCGGCGACCGACGGGGGAATTATATGCGTTTGGCTTGCGACAACCCATTCCCCCCGTGCCGATTCCGCTAATGTTGGGTGAAGAGGAGCCAATTTTAGAGTTACAACCGTTGCTCGATCGCGTTTACGAAAAAGGGCGGTATTATTTGGCAATTGATTACAAAAAGCCGCCACAACCGCCACTTTCTGAGGAAGATACTCGGTGGGCAGAAACGTTATTGAAAGGGCGATTGCAAGGCTAAGACGGCAGCTCAAGGTGATCGGGGTCGAGGAAAGTCAGGATACAGACTAACTTCAGATCCAACTGATTGCATCGCTTATATTTGAACGCAACTTCGTATTAGCTGCCAATGGGAACCGAATTTCAAAGAACGGGTAGTCATACCACCATCGGTATAAGTACTTGTTTCTCAAGGATTCAAGATGGGAGTTAGATCGAGAACAAACCCAGGCAATACGTCTTCGCCAGAAAGAGTAGGTGGTTGGTCAAAGGAGAAGTTAATCGTTTCTACAGCCTGATTGGGTCGGTAGATTTCAACTAAGGGTGTTTGAGGGTCAATCAGCCAGCCCAAGCGTGCTCCGTTAGCTTGGTACTCTTGCATTTTTGCTCGTAGATCTTTTAAGGAATCCGTTTCAGAACGGAGTTCGATTACAAAGTCTGGACAGAGGGGAGGGAAGCGCTTTCTATCCTGAGCGGGTAAGGCGTCCCATCGTTCTAGTATCACCCAGGAAGCATCGGGGGAACGCTTGGCACCATTGGGTAATCGGAATTCAGTGGAGGAGTCGAAGACTTTTCCCAACTGGGTTTGCTCATTCCAATTGTAAAGTTTAGCTGTCAAACCAGCGTTGCTAATGCCGCTTTCGCCACCCGTTGGGGGCATAATTATCAGTTCTCCTTGAGCCGTTAGCTCCAACCGCCATTCTTGATTAGCCACACACAGTTGATAAAACTGCTCGTCTGTCAGACCTACAGCAGGGGGTACATTCAGAGTCAGAGTTTCCATCGGTAATGCGATCGCAAACTGGGTTAATTTTATTATGAGCGAATCGTATTTCCTGCACGCTATTGTATTGGGCGATCGCTACCAAAACCCTTATCATCTCGAACAGTTGAGGATCAGCATCCAAAGTAAAATGTAGTTAACAACCCCTACCCCCAATTCACGCCATGAATTAATGGTCTTCTTACCAGAGGATGCAATAATCGCAGAAGAAAAGCTAACCAACTACTTGCTTGTGCCGTTGCCGAAAGATGATAAATCGCAATTTCTTGCTAGAGCTGGGTACACAGTGGATAATTGGCAGCAACTTGAACAAGATCTACGTACTCAAGTCTTAACCCAACCTGCCGAACAAATTGAAGTTAATCGCTATGGTGAGAAGTATGCTATTCGTGCGTGTCTGCGAGGGATAAATGGGGTTGAACTCAATATCTTGACCATTTGGATGGTTGCAAACGGTACAACTAAATTTGTCACCCTAGTGCCAGACAAAGGAGCTAATCAATGAAGATACAGCACTCCCTATTTTCCCAAGTTGCCCTAGTTCAGGATTTACCAGAACACAATCTGACGCGGGGAGATATTGCGACAATTGTGGAACATTACCCCATGCCGGAAGGGGAAGAGGATGGGTACAGTCTGGAAGGGTTTGATGTGCCTCAGGTGACGCTCGAAGTTGCCGCCTCGCAAATCATCCCAATCTCTCAGTGGCAGCAGGAAGAAATGATTTTACGCAAGTTACGCCAGCTATCAAAATCGAGGCGGCTGCAATTGGAAGACTATCTAGATTTTCTCTTGCAAAAAGAGAACACAGAGAATGTGAGTGTTTAAGAATTGCGATCGCAAACTGGGTTAATTTTATTATGAGCGAATCGTATTTCCTCCACGCTGTTGTATTGGGCGATCGCAAAAAAGACGCATTCTACAAGCGATCACTATTGGTTCAACGCCAGAAAAACCAGCTCTGTAGGTCACTACTCCTACTATGTAGGGCAGCATGATACTTGATATGTTAGGGAACGTGCATCAAGATCAACAACGACTGTTCCTCCTCGATTTTTATCTACCTGCCGCCATACTTCATACCCTATAAGAATTGCTTTCTCCCAATCTCCCAGTGAACACTGAGCAACTTCTAAGTAGGAGGTCATATTCTTTATAGTTCTGAGTAGTTGGTAATCAAGTGTGGAAACTCCTTCCAAGAAAGAATGATCCTTGGCATAGCTGAAAATGAGTGCTGATATACCTTCCTCAATTGCCTTGGCTCGACCGCCGTCTTCAACCTCATCTACTTTAGGATTACTTTTGCGTTTACGGCTACCCAGTAGTTGACGGACAACCGGAGACCAACCCAAAACTGCCGCATAGGACAGATGGAAAACGTCGTGAAAGCGGTAGCCATCGCTTAAGTAGGAGTTATCGGTGAGGTCATCCCCAATCTTTTTTCCGTCGATGAATGCCTTCATCTTCACCGAACTATCTTGACTTACCTCAGCAATCTCTACCACAAACTGCCGTGGTAAACGTTCGTGTTCTGGAAAGTCCCTATCAAACATATATCCTATGGCTTTAACACCTGTTTGTACAGAATTTCTCCATCCCCAGCGGTCAAGACACTTTTTAAGATTACCTTCTGCAATTTCTTCCAAATCAAGCTCAAACTTGCTTGCTACGTTGGCAATATACCAAAGCAAATCACCCAATTCTTCTGCAATACCGTCTTTGAAGAGTTTATGAGCATCTCCGTCACGGAGAAATTTTTTATACTCTGTAAGGAGTGTACCTGCTTCACCCACCAAACCAAGCAGGGGTACGATTACTTTATTCTCGTCGGGAATCTGATCAGTCTTCAATGCTTGCTCTTGATACTCGCGGAAATTCATAGTCTACCCCTTGAGATTCTATTTCGAGTTGGAGTTTGTAGCGTTTTGGGCTGTTCTGTATTGTTTAATAGCCTCGTTAATTCCCCACTTGGGAGGAAACCAGTAATCAATTGGTTGTCTGTTAGCTGAATATTTTTGCTTTATGCGAGTTCGACCTGATACTCCGGAAATTTCCGGGTGTTTCATCCGGGCATACTTATCGACCTCGCAAAAGAGATTTTGGCAGTCAATTAACTGCAACGGGCGTCCAAAGAGAGACTGAAAATCAAGACCTAAACGCTCAAACTCAGATTCTTGGTTTTCTGCCATCAGCTTAATGATTTCTGGCTCATTAAGACCACCCAGATCGGCAAAACATTTCCGAATACCATCAAGCGCACCTGGTCCAGGAACCACAAAACTCATTTCACTAAAGTTCGTGAGTTTGCTGTAATTAACATCCGTAATGAACTGATATGCAAGGAAGTCACCGATAGTGGGGTATTCACGCAAAAGGTCAAATCCTCGATGCATATTTGGCGCATCAGTAAGCTTCTTGGGCAGTTCATCGGCCATCATCTTCTCAATCAACTTGAGATGAGTCTGGTGCTTTCTTGTATGTCTAAGTCCTTTTCCTCCTGACGGCATGATGTATGCTGCTGAATAGATACGTTGACCTTGTTCTATCGCTTCGGTAAGAATTTCGTCGTAGCGCTTAAAAGAATATTCAGCGTAGATAATCTTACCAAGTTTACTTTCCAAAAGCCGCCAAGTTTCGATCTTGTTGAAAATCTTAAACAGAATGATTCTGAAAAACACTTCATCCGAAGTGGTCGGGAGATCTTCGCGGTAGATAACCTGACGGATCAGATATTGGCTTGTGCGATCTGATGCACGATAAGCATTAGTAAATTTGAAGGTAGAAAGAATTGGATCTTCAGTCCAAGGCATCGGTTCTCGGCACAACTTTTTGAAAAAGATGTTCTGCCTTTCTGCTGCGAAACGCCAGTAGGTATCAAATACAATAGTAGGCTTGGCAGGCAG
Above is a window of Allocoleopsis franciscana PCC 7113 DNA encoding:
- a CDS encoding DUF4058 family protein codes for the protein MRSPFPGMNPYLENPELWSAVHNRLIVAMADDLVERLSENYRVEIEKRTYFSNDESVLVGIPDVAVLTGKTAEPTSSVATVSLPVQPEQVTVPVAEEVNERYLEIRDVATGTVVTVIELLSPKNKRSGEGRLAYERKRNRVLASATHLVEIDLLRGGKPFPIRSENLGDYRILICRGDRRPTGELYAFGLRQPIPPVPIPLMLGEEEPILELQPLLDRVYEKGRYYLAIDYKKPPQPPLSEEDTRWAETLLKGRLQG
- a CDS encoding Uma2 family endonuclease, translating into METLTLNVPPAVGLTDEQFYQLCVANQEWRLELTAQGELIIMPPTGGESGISNAGLTAKLYNWNEQTQLGKVFDSSTEFRLPNGAKRSPDASWVILERWDALPAQDRKRFPPLCPDFVIELRSETDSLKDLRAKMQEYQANGARLGWLIDPQTPLVEIYRPNQAVETINFSFDQPPTLSGEDVLPGFVLDLTPILNP
- a CDS encoding DUF6883 domain-containing protein; this encodes MVFLPEDAIIAEEKLTNYLLVPLPKDDKSQFLARAGYTVDNWQQLEQDLRTQVLTQPAEQIEVNRYGEKYAIRACLRGINGVELNILTIWMVANGTTKFVTLVPDKGANQ
- a CDS encoding DUF4926 domain-containing protein, whose amino-acid sequence is MKIQHSLFSQVALVQDLPEHNLTRGDIATIVEHYPMPEGEEDGYSLEGFDVPQVTLEVAASQIIPISQWQQEEMILRKLRQLSKSRRLQLEDYLDFLLQKENTENVSV
- a CDS encoding nucleoside triphosphate pyrophosphohydrolase family protein is translated as MNFREYQEQALKTDQIPDENKVIVPLLGLVGEAGTLLTEYKKFLRDGDAHKLFKDGIAEELGDLLWYIANVASKFELDLEEIAEGNLKKCLDRWGWRNSVQTGVKAIGYMFDRDFPEHERLPRQFVVEIAEVSQDSSVKMKAFIDGKKIGDDLTDNSYLSDGYRFHDVFHLSYAAVLGWSPVVRQLLGSRKRKSNPKVDEVEDGGRAKAIEEGISALIFSYAKDHSFLEGVSTLDYQLLRTIKNMTSYLEVAQCSLGDWEKAILIGYEVWRQVDKNRGGTVVVDLDARSLTYQVSCCPT
- a CDS encoding nucleotide kinase domain-containing protein, encoding MPTKQPPRGKFKITQKDTSLDEQLSLNFGDYSTPKSSQSIDVAAYSHLLPAKPTIVFDTYWRFAAERQNIFFKKLCREPMPWTEDPILSTFKFTNAYRASDRTSQYLIRQVIYREDLPTTSDEVFFRIILFKIFNKIETWRLLESKLGKIIYAEYSFKRYDEILTEAIEQGQRIYSAAYIMPSGGKGLRHTRKHQTHLKLIEKMMADELPKKLTDAPNMHRGFDLLREYPTIGDFLAYQFITDVNYSKLTNFSEMSFVVPGPGALDGIRKCFADLGGLNEPEIIKLMAENQESEFERLGLDFQSLFGRPLQLIDCQNLFCEVDKYARMKHPEISGVSGRTRIKQKYSANRQPIDYWFPPKWGINEAIKQYRTAQNATNSNSK